Sequence from the Actinocatenispora sera genome:
GGCCCGCTCGTAGAAGTCCTCGACCTTGAGTTTCTTGCCGGCTCGGTCGAGGTAGGTGATCCGCAGCTCGACCGCGGCGGTGGCCTTCCCGCTGGTGTTCTCGATGATGGCGCCCCAGGTGACCTGGGGCTCGCCGGCCACGTCCCTGATGTTCTCGAAGCCGGTCTCGTCGATCTTCACCGTGCCGTGGTCCGGCGGCGTCGTCAGCGGGGCGTACCGGCTGCCGGCGTTCGACGGTGACGCGGACGGTGACGGTGACGCCGCCGCGGTCGGCAGCCGGTGGTTGGTCCCGCCCTTGATGGCGAGCAGGACGATCAGCACCAGGATGGCGACGACCAGCAGCACCGACACCAGGTGCCGGCGCAGCGGCGATCGTCGCACGCCAACCGGGTCGGGCGGCGCGGCTCCGGCGTCGGTCATCCCCACTCCTCGACTCGCGGTATCCGGGCAGGTTAGCGAGGCGGCGCAACCCGCCCCGGCGTTGACGTGACCTCGTACGATCTCCGGCACGGCGAGCCGCGACCCGGAGGTACCGAGCCATGGACAGCGCAGCGGACCCGCAGCGTCCGGCGGATCCGTCGCGCGTCGATCCGAAGGGTCCGGAGGATCCGGCGGGCGCGGATCCGGGGCCCGCGGCGGGTGACGAGGCGCTGCCTGGCGCGGGGATGCTGGACGTTCGATCGGCCGTGCGTCTCGTCGAGCAGGCGAACCCGGGGACGGTGCCGGCGAGTCGGCGTTCCCGGTGGGGGCGGATCGCCTGGTACTCGGTGGCGGGCGCGGTGATCGTGCTGCTGACCACGCTGCTGGTGTGGCCGCGCCAGCCGACCCGCGCCGAGCGGCGGGTGCGGGACTTCCTGACGGCGATCCAGCGCGGCGACGCGGCGGCGGCGCAGCGGATGGTGGACGAGCAGCCGGACACCCGGGAGACCGACCGCTCGTTCCTGCGGGCCGATGTGCTGCGGCAGCGCTGGCACGTCACGTCGGTACGGTCGGACGACGACGCCGACGAGCGCTCGTTCTCCGCGGTCGACGCGACGATCTCGGTGCCGGGCGGGCGTTCGGTCTCGTACCGGTTCGAGCTGACCCGGGAGACCAGCGACGATGCCTGGCGCTTGCAGGATCCGTACGTGTATCTGACGTTCGGCGCGTTCCCGGTGAGCTACGTCGCGATCAACGGGCATCGCGAGCAGTTGCCGCGGCCCAACGGCAACGTCAGCTACGGCGGGCGCTACGTGCTGTTCCCGGGCGTGTACCGGTTCTTCTCGTCGGGGTCGGGAGTCACCCACCCGGCGTCGTCGTACCCGTTGATGCCCGGGCGCTACACCGTGCGGCAGGCCGGCGACGTGCCGGTCGCCACGCCCAACACCCTTGTCCTGCCCCGGATGCGGCTGACCGGGGCGGCGCAGCGCGATGCCCAGCAGGCGGTGTACGACTACCTGGACGACTGCGTGCGGCGGGCGAAGGCGGTGACGCCGGGCTGCCCGTTCGGCGTCGAGTCCGTACCCGAGCCGGGCCGGACCGACCGCATCTTCTCCGGGCGCGAGATCGAGTCCGCACGCTGGAGGATGCAGCGCCGCCCGGAGATCACGATCGAGCCGGTCGGCGACGAGTTCCAGGTGGTGGATCGGCGACCCGGAAAGCTGACGCTGACCGTCACCGGTGCCGACGAGGACACCGGCTTCCACGCCACCACGTCGATCTCCTGCCCGACCCGGGACGGCGTGCTGCGGGTCGACGTCACCGGCACCGGCACGTTCCGCGTCTATCCGGAGGGCGGCCGGTACGGCGAGGAGCACGTCGACCGTTCCACGATCCGGTGGCGCACCTGCTGATCGCCGTGCCCCGGCCTGCTCGCCGGGGCACGGCGGGCGGCGTCAGGCCGGCGCCGGTGCGGTACGCGGCACCTGCGTGTCCGGGATCCCGACCGCGATGTTCGCCTGCTCCGGCGCGCGAGTGCAGAGACTGACGACGACCAGTACCAGCGTGTTGACGGCGACGGCGAACAGGCCGAGCGCGATCGACGAGACGCCCGACCACCAGGTCGACACCTGCGGGATGCCGACCAACGCGATGCCGACGATCGAGCCGGCCGCCGCGCCGTACGCGGTGACGCGACGCCAGAGCAGCGACAGGATGATGGCCGGCCCGATCTGCGCGATCCCGCTGTACGCGACGAGCAGCAGGCTGACGATCGTCGAGCTGGAGCCGAGGGTGAGGTACGCCGCGACCGCGACGCCCAGCACCGTGGCGAGCCGGCCGACGAGCAGCCGGTGCCGGTCGGACAGGTCCGCGGTCGGCCGGTAGATGTTGCGGGCCACCGTGGTACCCAGGGTCAGCAGCATCACCGTGGACGGCACCAGCGCGACGAGGATGCCGGTACCGGCGGCGATCCCGATGAACCACTGCGGGAAGTACCGGTAGATCACCGAGACCAGCGCGGTGTTGGAGTCGGTCAGGTGCGGCAGGGTCAGCAGGGCGGCGAACCCGATCACGAAGATGAAGAAGTACGACAGCGTGTAGATCGGTTGCAGCACGGCGTTGCGCCGGATCGCGCGGTCGCTCTTCGCCGACAGGTTGGCCTGGAAGGAATGCGGCCACATCCAGTAGCCGATGTTGGTCATCAGGATCGACGAGCAGAACCACCAGGGACTGTAGTGCGTGCCGGACTGCATCCCGGGCAGGTTGGCGTAGTGGGGATGCTGCTCGGCCATGTGCCGGAAGATGCCGCCGATGCCGCCGAGCCCGGTGAGGGTGCCGATGGTGACGAACACGGCCACCACGACGGCGACCACGAACACGTCCTTGACCATCGAGGCGAACGCCGACGAGCGCAGCCCGGCGGTGAACGTGAAGGTCAGCAGCAACAGCACGCCGACCAGTACCGCGAGCGGCTTGCCGATCGACCCGTGGAACATGACGGTGAGGATCGTCGCCAGCCCGGTCAGCTGCACCTGCACGTACGGGATGAGCGCGAGGACGCCGATCAGCGCGATGAGCCCGGCGAGCCACCGGCGGCCGAACCGGGCGCGGATGTAGTCCGCCTGCGACATCACGTTGTGGTCGCGACCGGCCCGCCAGACCTTCGGCAGCAGCCAGTACCCGAGCACGTAGCCGAGCGGTGCGTTGGCGAGGATGTAGAACCCGGGCGCACCGTACGCGTAGGCCCAGCCGGCGGCGCCGAGGAACGCGAACGTCGTGTAGATCTCGCCGGCGGACAGGAACCACAGCAGGATGCTGCCGAAGCTGCGGCCGCCGACGGCCCACTCGCTCATGGTGACCCGGCGGCGCCGGCGGGCCAGGTAGGTGGTGCCGCCGGTGGTGGCGGCGACGATGAACAGCGCGATTGCCAGGGCGACGGTCATCGTTGCACCGCCGTCGGGTCGTCGGCCGTCGCGGCGTCGAGGGCGTTGTCGAGCCGCCACACCACGAAGATGCTGCCGGCCGTCACGAGCACGCCGAGCAGCGCCCACCACAGCAGCAGCGGCACGTCGAGTGGGCTCGCGTGGACCAGGTTGACGGCCGGTACCGCCGCCACCGTCCACAGGTAGGGGATCACGAGTACCAGTCGATGGCGTCGTCTGGTCGGTGCGGACATGCTGGTCTCACCTCCATCCGGGATGCGTCGACCGTCCCCCGACCGTCGCAGGACGGCACGGCGGGGGGTACGGCCGGCGCGAGCGCTGCCGGGCGGTCCGCCCGGCGGGGTCACGCGTGACTCACATGGCCACGGTCTGGTTACGTACCAAGGAATCCAGCAGGTCGACGGCGAGCGGCAGCGCTGCCTCGTCGAGGTCGAAGGTGCCGGAGTGGTGCGGTGCCGGGCTGCTCGCGCCGATGCCGAAGTAGCCGGCGACGCCGCCACGATCCTGGACCCGGCGCATGAACGCGGTGGCGTCGTCGCTGCCGATCCCGGCGCCGGGTGCGCCGACGGTGACGCCGATCCGGTCCGCCGCCGCGCCGAGGGCGGCGGTGACCGCGGGATCGTTGCCGGCGGTCGTCACCGCGCCGATGAGCTCCACGTCCACGTCGAGCCCGTACGTGTCGGCCGCGCCGGCGAGCATCCGCCGGACCCGGCGTTCCAGCTCGGCGTTGACGTCGCCGTCGTCGGCCCGGGTCTCGAGCCGCAGCTCCGCCCGGTCCGGCACGATGTTGCTGACCGTACCGCCGTGCAGGGCCCCGACGTTGACCCGCGTCTGGTGGCCGGAGAACGACGGCATCGTGTGTACCGCAAGGGTTGCCGACGCGGCACCGAGCAGCGCGTGCCGGCCGTGCTCGGGTGCCATCGAGGCGTGCGCCGCGGCGCCGCGGAACACCGCCCGCAGCTTGGAGTTGGCCAGCAACCCGGCCACGTCGGTACAGATGGTGCCGGTCGGCAGGCCCATGCCCAGGTGCGGCGCCACGAACACGTCCACGTCGTCGACGACGCCGGCCGACACCATGGCCGCGCCGCCGCGCCCGCCCTCCTCGGCCGGCTGCAGGATCAGCCGGACCTCACCGGGGAAGTCGCGGTCGGTGAGCCGCTCGGCGAGCGCCAGCGCGACGGCCACGTGCCCGTCGTGCCCGCAGGCGTGCATCCGCCCGGTCCACCCGGACCGGAACCCGAGCCGGCTCGGTGCGTGGTCGTCGGCGTCGGATTCGTGCAGCGGCAACGCATCCATGTCCGCCCGGAACGCGATCACCGGCCCCGGGCGGGCGCCGCGCAGCCGGGCCACCACGCCGGTGAGCCCGCCGCGCAGCGCCGGCAGGTACCGGGGGTCGGCGCCGCTGTCCGCGGCCCGCTGGTACGCCGCGGCAAGCTCGGCGCCGTCGGGCACGCCGAGCCGGGCGTCGGCGTCCAACACTTCCGCGCCGGCCGCGACCTGCCAGCCGAGGTCGGCCAACCGGCCGGCGGCGCGGCTCGCGGTGCGGAACTCGGTGAAGCCGACCTCCGGATGCCGGTGCAGGTCCCGGCGCAGCGCGACCACGTCGGCGGGCTCGGTCGGTACCGGATCGGTCATGGTCGTGTCCTTCCCAGGGTGGGGCGCAACGAGGGCAGCAGGTCGGATCCGCGCCCGGTGAGGCGGTACCTGGCCGGTCGAGCGGCCGGTCGCGTTGTGACGCGGGCCGCATTGCCGGGATTCTGCTGGGCACCGGAAGGCCCGTCAACGACTCCGCCGCCGGCATGCACGATCCGCATGGGCCCTCGAAATCCGGCATTGGACCGCCGGTACCGGTTCTGCTGTACTCGGCCGGGGACCTGACCGGCCCCGGTTTCGCCGATGGGAGGCCACGGATGCAGCTCGCTCGATTCCCCCGGTACCGGCTGGGGCACCTGCCCACGCCGCTGGAGCCGATGCCACGGCTGACGGAGGTGTTGCGCGCCAAGGGTTCGACGGTGCCGCACCTGTGGATCAAGCGGGACGACTGCACCGGCCTCGCCACCGGCGGCAACAAGACCCGCAAGCTGGAGTACCTGCTCGCGGACGCGCTGGCGCAGGGCGCCGACACGCTGATCACGCAGGGCGCCACGCAGTCCAACCACGCCCGGCAGACCGCGGCCGCCGCGGCCCGCGCCGGTCTCGGCTGCGAGCTGCTGCTGGAGCGCCGGCAGGTACGCGACGACGACTACGAGGCGTCCGGCAACGTGCTGCTGGACACGATCCTCGGCGCCCGGATCGCCGACCGGCTGCCGGCCGGTACCGACATGGCCGCGGCGATGGAGTCGCTCGCCGACGAGCTGCGCGCGAAGGGCAAGCGGCCGTACGTGATCCCCGGCGGCGGGTCGAACCCGGTCGGCGCGCTCGGCTACGTGGGCTGCGCGCAGGAGCTGGCGACCGCCGACGTACCGATCGACTGGGTGGTGCACGCGACCGGCAGCGCCGGCACCCAGGCCGGCCTGCTCGCCGGGCTGCTCGCGATGCGCAGCGGCATCCAGGTGCTCGGCGTGAGCGTCCGGCAGCCGGCGGCGGTGCAGCGTCCGCTGGTGCACGATCTCGCCGTGCGCACCGCCGAGCTGATCGGCGCGCCCGGCGCGGTGGGCCTGGACGACGTGCAGGTCGACGACGGCTGGACCGGGCCCGGCTACGGGGTACCGACCGACGAGATGGTCGCGGCGCTGCGGCTGGTCGCCGAGACGGAGGGCATCCTGCTCGACCCGGTGTACTCGGGCAAGGGGTTCGCCGGGCTGCTCGGTGCGATCGAGGCCGGCCGGTTCGGCGCCGACGAGCACGTCGTGTTCGTGCACACCGGCGGTAGCGCCGGCCTGTTCGGCTACCGCAGCACGTTCGCCCCCCGGTAGCGGCTGCGCCGCGGGCGTCCCGGCCGATCCGGCGGCGTCGGCTCAGCCGGTCCGGTCCTGGTTCGCGGCGGCACGCTCCCAGACCTCGACGGCGTGGCTGCTGGCCCGCTGCCGCCGGTTGCGGCTGAGCCGGATCTCCAGCCCGGCGGTCCACTGCCCGTCGCCGACCGGAGTCATCCGCCCGGCGGCCACCTGCTCGGTGGTGAGCAGGCCGGGCAGCCAGCCGACCCCGAGACCGGCGGCCACCAGCGCCGCGAGTACCGAGGTGAGATCGCTCTGCGCGACCGGGCGCAGCCGGGGCCGCCGGCCGGCCAGGATCCGGTCGGTGACCCGGCCGAGGAACGAGCCGGCGCCGTGGCTGACGTACGGCACCTCCGGGCCACCGCCGTCCGAGCGCCGCTGCGGGTCCGGCAGCCGGTACGTGCCGGGCCGGGCGTACGGCGCGAGCCGGTCCCGCGCGACCAGTACCGATTCGACGTCGCTGTCGCCCAGCTCCAACGGGTGCAGCGGGTCGACGTAGGCGAGCAGCAGGTCGCACCCGCCGTGCACGAGCGTGTCGTACGCCTCGAGCGTGTTCGCCGCGAGCAGCAGGCAGGTCAGCTGCGGCGCGTCCGCGGTGATCGCCCGCCACCAGCCGGCGAAGTAGTGGGTGGCGAGGCTGTGGCTGACCGCCAGCCGGACCGGGTGCGCCGGCATCGTCTGCCGGCCGCGCATCTCGTCGTGCAGCGCGGACAGCCCGGCCACCACGTCGGCGGCACGGGCCCGCAGCACCCGGCCGCTCGGGGTCAGCGTGATCGGCAGGCTGCTCCGGTCGACCAGGTCGGTGCCGGCCCACTGCTCCAGTGCCCGGATCCGCCGGCTGAACGCCGGCTGGCTGATGTGCAGCGACTCGGCCGCCCGGGTGAAGCTGCCGTGCTCACCCAGCGCCACCAGGCTCTCCAGCCAGACCACGTCCATGCCGCGAGGGTACGCAGCCGGCCGGCGCCGTGCCCCGGACCGCGGATACCGGCCGGTCAGTCCCGCCGGGAGTACAGGTAGACCTCGGTCCTCGCCTCGACCGCGCCGGCCGGCGGCGGGTACCACATCCGGACGGTCTGCTCGGACCAACCCGCCGGCACCAGCACGTCGGTACCGAGCGTGTCGAGCGGGGCGCCGCCGACGATCCTGCCGTGCCCGTCCCGGTAGATCGCCGTGACGGCGGGATAGGACAGTACGGTGGGAAAGCCGGAGTCGACCCGGAACGTGAGGTAGAGGTTGCCGCGCCGGTTCGCCGCCGCGGTCGGATGCTTCCAGTACTCGGCCTGCCGTCCCTGGTCCCGCCAGTCCGTGGTGAGGTTGCTCGCCCGCAGCGCGTGGCGCTGCGAGGTCACCGTCCACAGCACGCTGTCCACGCTGACCCGGACCGTCGCGGACACCCTGTTCGACAGCTGCGCGACGCCACCGACGCCGGCCCGGCTGCCGGGCATGATCTCCGCCGCCTTCGCCGTGCGGAAGAACTTTCGGACCCTGACGGGCCCTCCGTCGCGGTCGCGGTACGTGATCTTCAGCAGGACGGCGGCGACCGCGCGGTGGCTGCTGTTCGACAGGACGACCCCCCAGCTCACCGCGGGGCCGCCGGACGGCGTCGTGATGTTCGTGAAGCCCGACTCGGCGATGCGCAGCGTCCCGCGATCCGGTGCCAACCGCCCGGTCGACACCGTCCCGGGGGCGCGCGTGGACGCCGAGGGGGATGCCGCGGCGGCCGGGGCGTCGCCGGCGCCGGCGTGCCGCGCCACCAGAATCCCGGCCAGCACCAGGATCACCACCAGCAACGATGCCGAGGCGACGTGCCAGCCCGGCGCGAGCCGCACACCGCCGACCGCCGGCTCACCGGTGCCGGCCGGCACGTCGTCCTCCGGCTCGGCCGCGCGGTCCGGCGTGTCGTGGGCCGGCTCGGGTGCGGCGTCGTGCATCGGCTGCTCCCCAGGCTCGTGATATTCGAGCACGCTAGCGTTGTCGCGCAACGGAGTCGCGATTGACCGTCCCCCGTACGATCTCCGCTACGTCGGTTCCCCCGAACCGGCGGCCCACCCCGGCCCCAGGGATGGCAGCCATGGAACGTGCAACGGACGATCCCCGCCGTCCGCACCCTTCGGCGGGCGTGCCCCCGGCCGAGCCGGTGCTCGACCCGCTCCAGGTCGAGGCCGCAGCCGACGTGCGCCACGGGGAGGCCGCAGCCGACGTGCCGGACGCCGAGACCGCAGCCGACGTGCCGGACGCCGAGACCGCAGCCGACGTGCCGGACGCCGAGACCGCAGCGGGCGCGCCGGCCGTCGAGACCGCAGCGGGCGCGCCGGCCGTCGAGTCCGAGCACGACCTGCCCCATGTCGAGCCCGAGGACGACGTGCCGTACGTCGAACCGGAGGACGACGTGCCGGGAGACGACGTGCCGGGAGACGACGTGCCGGGAGACGACGTGCCGGGAGACGACGCGCCGGGAGACGACGCGCCTGCGGCTGTACCGGGCGGTGCGCGGTTGCGGAGCGCCCGGCGGCGGACGATCGCCTGGTACGCGGTGGCCGGCGTGATCATCGTGCTGCTGGTCGGGGCCCTGGTGTGGCCGGGCGCGCCGGACCCGGCGGAGCGGCAGGTACGTGCGTTCCTCGCCGCGATCCAGCGCGGCGACGTGGCGGCGGCCGGCGCGCTGGCAGCGGACGAGCCCGACCCGTCCGCGGACGACTCGTTCCTGCGGGCGTCGGCGCCGCGGCAGCGGTGGCGGATCACCTCGGTGCGGGCGGTACCGGGTGCGACCGGGGCGGGGGAGACCGCGGTCGACGCGACGATCTCGACGGCCGCCGCCCGGACCGCCTCGTACCGGTTCACCGTGGTCCGGTCCGGCGCGGGCGGCTGGCGGCTGCGCGATCCGTACGTCTACCTGAGCTTCGGGACCTTCCCGTTGCCGTACGTCGACGTCGACGGGCACCGCAAGGCGCTGCCCGAGACGGCGGCGAGGGTGGCGCGGGCCGGCACGCTCGTGCTGTTTCCCGGCGTGCACCGGTTCTTCGCCTCGGCCCCGGACACCGTCACGGTGCCTCGCGCCGGGTACCCGCTGATGCCGGGGACGTACGTGCTGCGGCAACCGGACGCGCCGGGGCCCGACGGCACGCCGGTCACGCTGCCCCGGACGACCCTCACGGCCAGGGCGCAGCGGCAGGCGCAGCGCGAGGTCGACGCGTACCTGGACGCGTGCGCGAGGCATCGCGCGCTGGTCACCGCGGGCTGCCCGTTCGGCGCGCGGTCGGTGCCGGTACCGGGCCATCCCGGCCAGGTGTTCCGCGGGGCCGAGGTGACCTCCGTGGCGTGGGCGGTGGTACGGCATCCGGTGGTCGCGGTCCAGCCGGACGGCAACGAGTTCTCGGTCGCGGACCGGCGGCCGGGCCTGGTCAGGCTCACGGTCACCGGCACCGACCGGCAGACCGGTGTGCACGCGACGACGACGCTGACCTGTCCCACCCGCGACGGCGCGCTGCGGGTCGAGGTCACCGACTCCGGCGGCCTGCGCATCTACCCGGAGGGCGGCCGGCACCCCGGCGACGACCTGGACGACCAGGACTTCCGCTGGCCGACCTGCTGACGCGGGAGCATCGGCCCGGCAGGTGGTGCACCGCGACGGGTGGGCACGCCGTTCGACGGCTGCTACGCCACCCGCGCGGGATCTACCGGGTCGACGGGCCGCAGCGGGTGGTGAAGATCCACTCGATCCGGCATCGGTCGGAGGTCGATCGGTGCTTATTTGTCCACAGTGGACATACAAGTCCACTGTGGACCTTTTGATCAGCGGCGGCGACGGTGGCGTGGGAGCAGGTGAAGCAGCTCCAGCACCCGGTCGAGGTTGGATGCCTCGTACTGTTCGCCGTCCACCAGGACCGACCAGCCCCGGCCGTTGCGGATGGCCGAGGCGAGGATCCGCCCGTGTGCGTGCACCTGGACGGTCTGGCCGCTTGCTACGGCCAGTGTGGGCAACTCTGTCTGGGTCATGCGTTCCCCCTGATCATGACCGGACTTCGGGTGCGCAAACCCCCTGCGCATCCGGTGCCACGACGATGGTCCCGGCCCCCACCGGCATCCCCCCGGTTGCCCGCCGGGGACCGGGACCCGCACGTGACCTCGGCGGCCCGCCCATGAGTCGGTTCGGACCCCGCAGTCATCGGAGGTCCGAACCGAGCTCGTGAGGACACGTGGTCGGTGACGTCGTGTACCGCAGCAAGCGTGCCAGCCCGCTCGCGCCGGGCGAAAACGGTACGTCATCACAACGGTTGACAGCCTTCATCGCGGTATGTGAAGACCCGATCAATCCGGTGTGCGGACCGAAACCAGGGTGTAGAACTCATCAGTGTCGATACGACGTCGATCGATACGTCGATCGATACGAGGCGTCGGGCGGGGCCGCATTGCCCGCGCGTGTCCTCGAAGCTCCACCGGGAGCAGCAGGGTGGCTGGCGACGAAGACAACCCCTAGCATCCCTCGGATGAGCGGAAAACCCGAATGGCCCCGGGTCGGTACCTGCGTCGCACACCGTGGTGCCTGCGGCACCGCGCCGGAGAACACCATAGTCGCGTGCCGTACGGCCATCGAGCAGGGCGCCCGGACGATCGAGGTGGACGTGCAGCGCTGCGGCGACGGTGAGCTGGTCGTGATGCACGACAGCAAGCTGCGCCGCACCACCGACATCGCGCAGGTACTGCCGGACCGGGCGGACGCGACGATCAACGAGCTGACCGTGGCGGAGCTGCGCAAGCTCGACGCCGGCGCCTGGTTCGACGAGCGGTACCGCGGGGAGCCGGTACCGACGCTGGCCGAGCTGCTGGCCGCGATCGACGGGCGCAGCACGCTGTTCATCGAGCTGAAGGTGCCGGAGCGCAGCCCGGGTATCGAGGAGCAGCTGGCCGAGGAGCTGCGCCGCTGCCTCGGCGACCGGCTCGACGACATCCACCATCCACCGGTGGCGATCCAGGTGGTCGACGCGGACCGCCTGTGGCAGCTGCACGAACTGCTGCCGACCGTACCGATGTGCCTGATGAGCGGGCTGACCTACATGCTGGAGCTGGACCGGTTCGCCGACCTGGGTGACTGGGTCTCGGCGTACACGCCGCTGGGCCGGCTGCTGACCGCCGAGCATGTCACCGCCGCGCACGAGCACGGGATCCGGGTCCTGCCGTGGACGATCGACGCGCCCGAGGCGGTCGCCGCGATGCGCGATCTCGACGTCGACGCGGTGATCACCAACAACGTGCCGTTCGTGCAGCCGATCCTGTCCGGGCAGCCGAGCCGCCTGTCGCGCACACCGGTACGGATCGAGTCGGCCTCGGCCGCCGACGAGCGCACGGTGCTGCGGGCGGAGTCCCCGGTGGACCTGACCGGCTGGTCGCTGCGCAACCACCTGATGCGCCGGCAGCCGTTGCCGGCCCGCCGGCTCGCCGCCGGCGACACGCTGGAGGTCGCCTCGGCGAGCAAGAAGTTCCTGGACAACTACGGGGACACGGTCGGCCTGTACGACGCCGACGACATCGTCGTCGACCTGCACCTGTACCGCGAGCTGGCCGCGCCGGCGATGGTGTGAGCGGCTGTCGCCCTGGCCACCGGTACTGCGGTGACCAGGGCGGCGACGGTCAGGTGCTCGGCGCCGGGCGCCGGAGCGTGCCGACGACCGTGGCGGCCACCGCCAGCACGACGAGCGCGGCGGCGGACAGGAAGCCGTACCGGATGCCGGTCGACAGCGGGTCCACCTCGAGCTGGTGCGTCGCGACGGCCGACCAGGTGATGCTGCCCAGCAGCGCGAGGCCGACCGCGCCGCCCAGCTGCCGGGCACAGCTGTACACCCCGGACGCGATGCCGGCGTCCCGCTCGCCGACGCTGGCCAGCGCCTCGACGGTCATCGGTGGTGCGGCCACGCCGAACCCGGCGTAACACAGCGAGCTGGGCACCAGCAGGTCGGTCAGGTACCCGCCGGAACTGTCCATCAGGGACATCCAGGCGACGCCCGCCGCGGCGAGCGCCAGCCCGCCGAGGATCACCGGACGGGTACCGAAGCGACGCAGCAGCGGGCCGCTCGCCCGGGAACAGATCACCAGCAACGCGGTCATCGGCAGGAAGATCAGCGCGGTGTGCATCGTGCTGTAGTGCCAGCTGCGTTGCACGAACAGGGTGAGGAAGAACGCGATCCCCTCCATCGCCATGCTGAACAGCACGATCGCGGCGTAGTTGCCCAGCTTGGCCCGGCCGGCGAGCAGCCGCAGCGGCAGCAGCGGGCGCCGACTGCGCCACTCCACCAGGACGAACACGCCCAGCAGCAGCGCCCCGCCGCCGAGCGCCGGCAGTACCGAGGGGTCCGCCCAGTGCACGGTGCCCGACGAGTCGGCCGCGGCCCGGGTGAGGCCGAACACCAGGAGGGTCATGCCGAGGGTGCCGGTGACCGCGCCCGGCAGGTCGAAGCGGCCCGGCTTGCGGGCCGGCTCGGCCAGCAGCCGCGACGCCAGGGCGACGATGGCGATCCCGAACGGTACGTTGACCAGCATGATCCAGCGCCACGACGCGACGCTGGTGATCAGGCCGCCGGCCAGCAGGCCGATCCCGCCGCCGGCGGTGCCCAGCGCGGTGTAGATG
This genomic interval carries:
- a CDS encoding DUF3311 domain-containing protein — translated: MSAPTRRRHRLVLVIPYLWTVAAVPAVNLVHASPLDVPLLLWWALLGVLVTAGSIFVVWRLDNALDAATADDPTAVQR
- a CDS encoding MFS transporter, coding for MTRFVQAGRAAGSRTRGAALAIICAAQTMFVLDAMVVTVALPRIQTGLGFSGPGLEWVVNAYALVFGGLLLLGSRCGDVFGRRRIFVLGLGLFTVASLAGGLAQSPWQLVAARALQAAGAAAASPATLSLLATTFPEGAGRGRAISIYTALGTAGGGIGLLAGGLITSVASWRWIMLVNVPFGIAIVALASRLLAEPARKPGRFDLPGAVTGTLGMTLLVFGLTRAAADSSGTVHWADPSVLPALGGGALLLGVFVLVEWRSRRPLLPLRLLAGRAKLGNYAAIVLFSMAMEGIAFFLTLFVQRSWHYSTMHTALIFLPMTALLVICSRASGPLLRRFGTRPVILGGLALAAAGVAWMSLMDSSGGYLTDLLVPSSLCYAGFGVAAPPMTVEALASVGERDAGIASGVYSCARQLGGAVGLALLGSITWSAVATHQLEVDPLSTGIRYGFLSAAALVVLAVAATVVGTLRRPAPST
- a CDS encoding sodium:solute symporter family protein, translating into MTVALAIALFIVAATTGGTTYLARRRRRVTMSEWAVGGRSFGSILLWFLSAGEIYTTFAFLGAAGWAYAYGAPGFYILANAPLGYVLGYWLLPKVWRAGRDHNVMSQADYIRARFGRRWLAGLIALIGVLALIPYVQVQLTGLATILTVMFHGSIGKPLAVLVGVLLLLTFTFTAGLRSSAFASMVKDVFVVAVVVAVFVTIGTLTGLGGIGGIFRHMAEQHPHYANLPGMQSGTHYSPWWFCSSILMTNIGYWMWPHSFQANLSAKSDRAIRRNAVLQPIYTLSYFFIFVIGFAALLTLPHLTDSNTALVSVIYRYFPQWFIGIAAGTGILVALVPSTVMLLTLGTTVARNIYRPTADLSDRHRLLVGRLATVLGVAVAAYLTLGSSSTIVSLLLVAYSGIAQIGPAIILSLLWRRVTAYGAAAGSIVGIALVGIPQVSTWWSGVSSIALGLFAVAVNTLVLVVVSLCTRAPEQANIAVGIPDTQVPRTAPAPA
- a CDS encoding D-cysteine desulfhydrase, whose product is MQLARFPRYRLGHLPTPLEPMPRLTEVLRAKGSTVPHLWIKRDDCTGLATGGNKTRKLEYLLADALAQGADTLITQGATQSNHARQTAAAAARAGLGCELLLERRQVRDDDYEASGNVLLDTILGARIADRLPAGTDMAAAMESLADELRAKGKRPYVIPGGGSNPVGALGYVGCAQELATADVPIDWVVHATGSAGTQAGLLAGLLAMRSGIQVLGVSVRQPAAVQRPLVHDLAVRTAELIGAPGAVGLDDVQVDDGWTGPGYGVPTDEMVAALRLVAETEGILLDPVYSGKGFAGLLGAIEAGRFGADEHVVFVHTGGSAGLFGYRSTFAPR
- a CDS encoding LysR family transcriptional regulator, whose protein sequence is MDVVWLESLVALGEHGSFTRAAESLHISQPAFSRRIRALEQWAGTDLVDRSSLPITLTPSGRVLRARAADVVAGLSALHDEMRGRQTMPAHPVRLAVSHSLATHYFAGWWRAITADAPQLTCLLLAANTLEAYDTLVHGGCDLLLAYVDPLHPLELGDSDVESVLVARDRLAPYARPGTYRLPDPQRRSDGGGPEVPYVSHGAGSFLGRVTDRILAGRRPRLRPVAQSDLTSVLAALVAAGLGVGWLPGLLTTEQVAAGRMTPVGDGQWTAGLEIRLSRNRRQRASSHAVEVWERAAANQDRTG
- a CDS encoding amidohydrolase, with the protein product MTDPVPTEPADVVALRRDLHRHPEVGFTEFRTASRAAGRLADLGWQVAAGAEVLDADARLGVPDGAELAAAYQRAADSGADPRYLPALRGGLTGVVARLRGARPGPVIAFRADMDALPLHESDADDHAPSRLGFRSGWTGRMHACGHDGHVAVALALAERLTDRDFPGEVRLILQPAEEGGRGGAAMVSAGVVDDVDVFVAPHLGMGLPTGTICTDVAGLLANSKLRAVFRGAAAHASMAPEHGRHALLGAASATLAVHTMPSFSGHQTRVNVGALHGGTVSNIVPDRAELRLETRADDGDVNAELERRVRRMLAGAADTYGLDVDVELIGAVTTAGNDPAVTAALGAAADRIGVTVGAPGAGIGSDDATAFMRRVQDRGGVAGYFGIGASSPAPHHSGTFDLDEAALPLAVDLLDSLVRNQTVAM
- a CDS encoding glycerophosphodiester phosphodiesterase family protein, producing MSGKPEWPRVGTCVAHRGACGTAPENTIVACRTAIEQGARTIEVDVQRCGDGELVVMHDSKLRRTTDIAQVLPDRADATINELTVAELRKLDAGAWFDERYRGEPVPTLAELLAAIDGRSTLFIELKVPERSPGIEEQLAEELRRCLGDRLDDIHHPPVAIQVVDADRLWQLHELLPTVPMCLMSGLTYMLELDRFADLGDWVSAYTPLGRLLTAEHVTAAHEHGIRVLPWTIDAPEAVAAMRDLDVDAVITNNVPFVQPILSGQPSRLSRTPVRIESASAADERTVLRAESPVDLTGWSLRNHLMRRQPLPARRLAAGDTLEVASASKKFLDNYGDTVGLYDADDIVVDLHLYRELAAPAMV